In Mucilaginibacter sp. KACC 22063, the genomic stretch ACCTGATTTTATGATCTCCAACTGCTGCGTCTTTAACGAGGGTGTTATTGCGTTGTATATAGTAGAGCTATCCGTATTTTCTGTTTTATAGCTTTCGCGCCAAGATGGTTTGTTAATATCTGAAGATGTAAATAAACTTAGCTCATGGCCCCAGTTACCAATTTTAGTATCCTGTGTTTGGCTGTCGCCGTTGTGAGAAACGGTTTTATGTACCAGCGGATTCAGTTTCTTTAACCTGGTAGAGTCTGCCTTCATATACCCGCGCAGATCAAAGAACTTGTACTCTTTTTTTGTCTCTTTAATATCGGGGCGACAAGCCGCCACAGTTGATAACAGGCAGAGTAAAAAAAAGCCCCGTTTAGCGGGGCTGTATGTTTTATACCAATACATTACCGGTCATTTCTTCGGGGATGTCAACACCTAGGATATTTAAAACAGTAGGGGCAATGTCGCCGAGTTTACCGTCTTTAACTGATGTAACATCTTTATCGATGATAATACATGGAACAAGGTTAGTGGTATGTGCCGTATTTGGCGAGCCATCCTCGTTAATCATAAAGTCAGCATTACCATGGTCGGCAATAATGATAAATGAATAGCCATGCTGTAAGCCTGTTTCAACAACGGCTTTAGTGCAGCTGTCAACAGTTTCAGCAGCCTTTACTACGGCTTCAAATACACCTGTATGCCCAACCATGTCTGTGTTTGCAAAGTTTAAGCAGACAAAGTCTGGCCATTCTGCTACCAGTTCAGGGATAATGGCATCGCGGATACCTTCGGCACTCATTTCAGGCTGAAGATCATAAGTTGCAACTTTAGGCGATGGGATTAACAGGCGCTTTTCATTATCAAACTCTTTTTCACGGCCGCCTGAAAAGAAGAAGGTAACGTGCGGATATTTTTCTGTCTCGGCAATACGGATCTGTTTTTTACCGGCATCCTGCAAAACTTCGCCGATGGTTTTAGTAAGGTCGTCTTTTGTGAACACCACACCTACGTTTTTAAATGTTTCGTCGTAAGTGGTCATGGTGATGTAGCGCAGGTTAAGCGGGTGCATATTCTGCTCATGGAACGACTTTTGGGTTAATGCAAGCGTTATTTCACGTCCGCGGTCGGTACGGAAATTAAAGCATAATACCACATCGCCATCTTTTATTACTGCGGCAGGCTGTCCGTTAACGGTTTTAACAATCGGCTTTACAAATTCGTCGGTAACACCTTCTGCGTATGATTCCTTAATGGCCTCAATAATGTTTTCAGTTGGTTTGCCTTCACCGCCCACCATCAGGTCATAAGCTAATTTAACGCGCTCCCAACGGTTGTCGCGGTCCATAGCATAGTAACGACCAATGGCAGAAGCCAGGGTTACATTGGTGCCCTGAATATAGTTTTCTAAATCGGTAATATATCCAACACCTGAGTTAGGGTCAGTATCGCGGCCATCTAAAAAAGCATGAATAAATACTTTCTCCAGGTTGTATTCGCCTGCGGCATCGCAAAGGCCTTTGAGGTGTTTGATGTGAGAGTGTACACCACCATCAGACACAAGGCCGATAAAGTGTACATCTTTATTGTTTTGTTTAGCGTATTCAAACG encodes the following:
- the gpmI gene encoding 2,3-bisphosphoglycerate-independent phosphoglycerate mutase, whose protein sequence is MEQQKKLALLILDGWGYGRHDKSNAIWNAKTPFFDHLLATYPNSKLEASGMAVGLPDGQMGNSEVGHMNLGAGRVVYQELGRIHKAVDDHELPENAVIKDAFEYAKQNNKDVHFIGLVSDGGVHSHIKHLKGLCDAAGEYNLEKVFIHAFLDGRDTDPNSGVGYITDLENYIQGTNVTLASAIGRYYAMDRDNRWERVKLAYDLMVGGEGKPTENIIEAIKESYAEGVTDEFVKPIVKTVNGQPAAVIKDGDVVLCFNFRTDRGREITLALTQKSFHEQNMHPLNLRYITMTTYDETFKNVGVVFTKDDLTKTIGEVLQDAGKKQIRIAETEKYPHVTFFFSGGREKEFDNEKRLLIPSPKVATYDLQPEMSAEGIRDAIIPELVAEWPDFVCLNFANTDMVGHTGVFEAVVKAAETVDSCTKAVVETGLQHGYSFIIIADHGNADFMINEDGSPNTAHTTNLVPCIIIDKDVTSVKDGKLGDIAPTVLNILGVDIPEEMTGNVLV